One genomic segment of [Phormidium] sp. ETS-05 includes these proteins:
- the metE gene encoding 5-methyltetrahydropteroyltriglutamate--homocysteine S-methyltransferase, with product MTLETYTQTRLETATLGYPRIGKSRELKKALEAFWRGKSDAETLIQTRNEVEFKNWETQLEAGIDRIGIGDMSLYDHVLDWSIRLGIMDERFASFSGLERYFAMARGKDGIPALEMTKWFDTNYHYLVPEIPETLQPADFSDFLETVHRAQTLLDNRAVPIVLGPVTLLRLSRSEMNQDRAGKQLGDRYLLLLQELKKMGVAEVQIHEPALVLGDAANFKQLYQSTYQSLSQVGLPIHLVTYFDDLGDNYPWVMELPVNGISLDFTRGRNLELLQQYGFPDDKELGAGIVDARNVWKIRPDSVLSTIEAISRVTPNLRIQPSASLQFVPYDTQGETKLPEPLRSVLSFAEQKLVEITLLADWADRLNGTQEPDKYLEVIRRQWQTFQEFSPVNQGVTERLQNLTSQDLERTLPYEQRQERQPVLPPFPTTTIGSLPQTSEVRQLRVKLKRGEITQAEYEAAIDAEIAKCIQFQEEAGLDVLVHGEFERTDMVEFFGQQLSGFAFTEHGWVQSYGSRCVRPPIIYGDVARTGPMTVREFKVAQSLTNKIVKGMLTGPVTMINWSFTRTDIPRSEQAMQIALALRDEVADLEAAGAKMVQIDEPALREGLPLKSERWDEYLSWAVDAFRLSAGIAKPETQIHTHMCYSEFGDIIQHIERLDADVLSIENSRSNNETLFEITDAGYKHQVGNGVYDVHSPAVPSTEQMVQQLKTGVANLPVHQIWVNPDCGLKTRGWSEVIPSLKNMVEAAKILRQEANLTEK from the coding sequence ATGACCTTGGAAACATATACTCAAACCCGTCTGGAAACCGCTACTTTGGGATATCCCCGCATTGGTAAAAGTCGGGAGTTAAAAAAGGCATTAGAAGCCTTTTGGCGGGGCAAATCGGACGCAGAAACCCTCATCCAGACTCGCAATGAAGTTGAGTTCAAGAACTGGGAAACCCAGCTAGAAGCAGGCATCGATCGCATTGGTATTGGCGACATGAGCCTCTACGATCACGTTTTAGACTGGAGCATCCGCTTAGGAATCATGGACGAACGGTTTGCATCCTTTAGCGGACTGGAACGCTACTTTGCAATGGCGCGGGGGAAAGATGGCATCCCTGCTCTGGAAATGACTAAATGGTTCGACACCAACTATCACTACCTGGTGCCAGAAATTCCCGAAACATTACAGCCAGCAGACTTTAGCGATTTCCTAGAAACCGTGCATCGGGCTCAAACCTTATTGGACAATCGCGCTGTTCCCATTGTTTTGGGTCCGGTGACTTTGCTGCGGCTGAGTCGTTCTGAGATGAATCAAGACCGGGCTGGGAAACAACTAGGCGATCGCTATCTCCTCCTCCTTCAGGAACTCAAAAAAATGGGTGTGGCTGAAGTCCAAATCCATGAACCAGCTTTAGTCTTGGGAGATGCCGCCAACTTTAAACAATTATATCAATCAACTTATCAATCTCTCAGCCAAGTAGGCTTACCCATTCACCTCGTCACCTACTTTGATGACTTGGGAGACAATTACCCCTGGGTGATGGAATTACCCGTGAATGGCATTAGCTTAGACTTCACCCGTGGGCGGAACCTAGAGTTACTGCAACAGTATGGTTTCCCCGACGATAAAGAGTTGGGGGCGGGAATTGTTGATGCCCGCAATGTATGGAAAATTCGCCCGGACTCGGTTTTGTCAACCATAGAAGCCATTTCCCGTGTCACCCCTAACCTGCGGATTCAGCCGTCGGCTTCCCTGCAATTCGTGCCCTACGATACCCAGGGAGAAACCAAACTCCCCGAACCCTTGCGATCGGTTTTGAGCTTTGCCGAACAGAAGTTAGTAGAAATCACACTGCTGGCTGATTGGGCCGATCGCTTGAATGGAACCCAAGAACCTGACAAGTATCTGGAAGTCATCCGCCGCCAATGGCAAACCTTCCAGGAATTTAGCCCAGTCAATCAGGGGGTAACAGAACGCCTGCAAAATCTGACCTCTCAGGATTTAGAGCGGACTCTGCCTTATGAACAACGTCAAGAACGCCAGCCAGTTTTGCCCCCATTCCCCACCACCACGATCGGGTCCCTTCCCCAAACCTCAGAAGTGCGGCAACTGCGGGTGAAACTGAAACGGGGTGAAATTACCCAAGCTGAATATGAAGCGGCGATCGATGCCGAAATTGCCAAGTGCATCCAATTCCAAGAAGAAGCCGGACTCGATGTATTAGTGCATGGGGAATTTGAGCGCACCGACATGGTGGAATTTTTCGGGCAACAGTTATCAGGCTTTGCCTTTACTGAACATGGTTGGGTGCAAAGTTACGGCAGCCGTTGCGTGCGTCCCCCGATTATTTACGGAGATGTTGCCCGCACCGGACCCATGACAGTTCGGGAATTTAAGGTAGCCCAATCCCTCACCAATAAAATTGTCAAAGGGATGCTAACGGGTCCTGTCACCATGATTAACTGGTCATTTACCCGCACCGATATCCCGCGCAGTGAACAAGCCATGCAGATTGCTTTAGCCTTGCGGGATGAAGTGGCTGATTTAGAAGCGGCGGGGGCGAAGATGGTGCAAATTGATGAACCAGCCTTGCGGGAAGGATTGCCTCTGAAGTCAGAACGTTGGGATGAGTATTTATCCTGGGCGGTGGATGCTTTCCGTTTATCTGCCGGAATTGCCAAACCGGAAACCCAAATCCACACTCATATGTGCTACTCAGAATTTGGGGACATTATTCAGCATATTGAGCGGTTGGATGCGGATGTGTTGTCCATTGAAAATAGCCGCAGCAATAACGAAACCCTGTTTGAAATTACTGATGCGGGCTACAAACATCAAGTGGGGAACGGCGTTTACGATGTCCACAGCCCAGCAGTTCCCAGCACAGAACAGATGGTGCAACAGTTAAAAACCGGGGTGGCCAATTTACCTGTCCACCAGATTTGGGTCAACCCCGATTGTGGCTTGAAAACACGCGGTTGGTCAGAGGTGATTCCTTCCCTGAAAAATATGGTGGAGGCGGCAAAAATCCTGCGCCAGGAAGCTAATTTGACTGAAAAATAA
- the rocD gene encoding ornithine--oxo-acid transaminase, which yields MPSAVAEAPFVPGNSSKILQTILPYFPSQSVLTTQDYIDLETTYGADNYHPLDVVITKGQGVWVWDVEGNQYLDCLSAYSSLNQGHCHPRILQAMVEQAAKLTLTSRAFHNDQLGRFYEKLCQLSGLPKVLPMNSGAEAVETAIKAIRKWAYTVKGVPDHQAEIIVCSNNFAGRTISLVSFSTEEQYQFGFAPFTPGFKVVPYGGAAALEAAITANTAAFFLEPIQGEGGIIIPPEGYLREAERICRKNNVLLVFDEIQTGLGRTGKMFAFEHEGVKPDGITIGKALSGGFYPISAFVSTHEVMDVFNPGDHGSTFGGNPLAAAVGRAALDVIVDEQLPEQAAELGAYLISGWRQIKSPHIHEVRGRGLLIGVELNPSAGGAQRFCKALMQEGILAKETREHIIRFAPPLVITRSQLDWALERIERVLMAS from the coding sequence GTGCCCAGCGCTGTAGCTGAAGCACCATTCGTCCCTGGTAACTCAAGCAAAATTCTGCAAACTATCTTACCTTATTTCCCTAGCCAATCTGTTCTCACCACTCAAGATTACATTGACCTGGAAACTACCTATGGCGCCGACAACTATCACCCTCTGGATGTGGTGATTACCAAAGGACAAGGAGTCTGGGTTTGGGATGTTGAAGGAAACCAATATCTGGATTGCTTGAGTGCTTATTCGTCGTTAAATCAAGGTCATTGTCACCCCCGCATCCTCCAAGCGATGGTAGAGCAAGCCGCCAAACTCACTCTGACTTCCCGTGCTTTTCACAATGACCAATTGGGGCGGTTTTACGAAAAACTATGTCAACTTTCAGGATTGCCCAAGGTGTTGCCCATGAATTCGGGGGCGGAAGCTGTGGAAACGGCGATTAAGGCTATTCGCAAGTGGGCCTATACAGTTAAGGGGGTGCCAGACCATCAGGCTGAGATTATTGTATGCAGCAATAACTTTGCGGGACGTACCATTAGCCTGGTCAGCTTTTCCACTGAAGAGCAATATCAGTTTGGGTTTGCTCCTTTTACTCCGGGGTTCAAGGTGGTTCCCTACGGCGGTGCGGCGGCGTTGGAGGCGGCGATTACTGCTAACACGGCGGCTTTCTTCCTAGAACCGATTCAAGGAGAAGGTGGGATTATTATTCCCCCAGAAGGCTACTTGCGAGAAGCTGAGCGTATTTGCCGCAAGAATAATGTACTGCTGGTGTTTGATGAAATTCAAACTGGACTGGGACGCACGGGTAAAATGTTTGCTTTTGAACATGAGGGGGTAAAACCGGATGGCATCACGATCGGTAAAGCATTGTCCGGTGGTTTTTATCCCATTTCTGCCTTTGTGAGTACCCATGAAGTGATGGATGTGTTTAATCCGGGCGACCACGGTAGTACGTTTGGCGGCAATCCTTTGGCGGCTGCGGTGGGAAGGGCTGCATTAGATGTGATTGTGGATGAGCAGTTGCCCGAACAGGCGGCGGAACTTGGAGCCTACCTTATTTCAGGTTGGCGCCAAATCAAGAGCCCACATATTCACGAGGTGCGGGGTCGGGGGTTGTTGATTGGGGTTGAATTAAATCCGTCTGCAGGCGGAGCGCAGCGATTCTGCAAGGCTTTGATGCAGGAGGGGATTTTGGCAAAAGAAACCCGCGAGCATATTATCCGCTTTGCGCCGCCACTGGTAATTACCCGATCGCAGCTCGATTGGGCATTAGAGCGCATTGAGCGTGTGTTGATGGCAAGTTGA
- a CDS encoding HlyD family efflux transporter periplasmic adaptor subunit, translated as MPENSKSGILPVVQSNEFLPPISVWTTAGGVFLTVTVGTAFAVAAVTQYSVTVKAVATFRPTGELRIVQAAVAGTVERIEVKENQEVKKGQALARLDDGRQQTQKSQLQGNIEQLGLQLIQIDAQVKSLDSQIAAETDGMNRAVGGAQAEVRRMERDYQDRKITAAAEVREAEANWKQAREGLEKARAELKSAEAQLQSVAASLKVAKSKRDRYEPLVEAGALAREQFEEAQLGVEQLEQTLESQKAILQAQIQEIQRQESGVEAARARVEGVSSALNPSDAAVAAARENIAREQAMGEAAIARLNQERLFLIQQRVEIDNQLSRNRQELQQIDRDQSQSIIRAPADGIILQLNLRNPGQVVQAGSAIASIAPRGAPLEVKARVEARDIGKVAVGQTVSLRVSACPYPDYGTLKGVVSAISPDALAAVPPSLVSATTAVYEVTVVPETLSLNSGDRLCAMQAGMEARADIITSRETLLSFILRKARLIADL; from the coding sequence ATGCCAGAAAATTCCAAATCGGGAATTCTGCCTGTAGTTCAAAGCAATGAATTTCTGCCCCCCATCAGTGTATGGACTACCGCTGGCGGGGTATTTCTAACGGTAACAGTTGGCACCGCTTTCGCCGTCGCCGCCGTAACCCAGTACAGTGTCACCGTGAAAGCTGTAGCCACTTTTCGTCCTACAGGGGAGTTGCGAATCGTGCAAGCGGCGGTGGCAGGAACGGTTGAACGTATCGAGGTGAAAGAGAATCAAGAGGTGAAGAAGGGACAGGCTTTAGCTAGGCTCGACGATGGACGCCAGCAAACTCAAAAAAGTCAGTTGCAAGGCAATATCGAGCAACTAGGGCTGCAATTAATTCAAATAGATGCTCAGGTGAAATCGTTAGATAGCCAGATTGCCGCCGAAACCGATGGGATGAATCGGGCGGTAGGGGGGGCGCAAGCAGAAGTCAGGCGAATGGAGCGGGATTATCAAGACCGGAAAATTACTGCTGCAGCGGAAGTCCGAGAAGCCGAAGCCAACTGGAAGCAAGCCCGAGAGGGACTGGAAAAAGCGCGGGCAGAGTTAAAATCGGCGGAGGCGCAGTTGCAGTCAGTGGCGGCGTCATTAAAGGTGGCGAAATCTAAGCGCGATCGCTACGAGCCATTGGTAGAAGCGGGTGCCCTGGCTAGGGAACAGTTCGAGGAAGCACAGCTCGGCGTCGAACAGCTCGAACAAACTCTGGAGTCCCAAAAAGCGATTTTGCAGGCGCAAATACAAGAAATTCAGAGGCAGGAGTCAGGGGTAGAGGCAGCCCGAGCTAGGGTCGAAGGCGTTTCTTCTGCCCTCAATCCTAGCGATGCTGCCGTGGCTGCAGCTAGGGAAAATATTGCCCGAGAACAGGCGATGGGAGAAGCTGCGATCGCCAGATTGAACCAAGAGCGGCTTTTTCTCATTCAGCAACGAGTAGAAATCGACAATCAACTCAGTCGCAACCGACAAGAACTGCAACAAATTGACAGAGATCAAAGTCAGAGCATCATTCGTGCGCCCGCTGACGGCATTATTCTGCAACTGAACTTGCGAAACCCCGGGCAAGTGGTACAGGCGGGATCCGCTATTGCCTCTATTGCTCCGAGGGGCGCTCCCCTAGAAGTCAAAGCTCGCGTGGAGGCTCGGGATATTGGCAAAGTGGCTGTGGGTCAAACGGTTTCCCTGCGGGTGTCCGCCTGTCCCTATCCCGACTACGGCACTCTCAAAGGTGTTGTGAGTGCGATTTCTCCAGATGCTCTGGCGGCTGTCCCACCCAGCCTTGTGAGTGCAACCACTGCCGTTTATGAAGTGACTGTGGTGCCAGAAACTCTGTCTCTCAATAGTGGCGATCGTCTCTGTGCGATGCAAGCGGGAATGGAAGCACGAGCCGATATTATTACCAGCCGAGAGACTTTATTGAGTTTTATCCTCAGAAAGGCGAGATTGATAGCAGATTTGTAA
- a CDS encoding mersacidin/lichenicidin family type 2 lantibiotic, with the protein MSEVEIIRAWKDEDYRNSLTEEQKEQLPENPAGLIELTDDDMSSMAGGAMHTSCPVHCVALARS; encoded by the coding sequence ATGTCCGAGGTAGAAATTATTCGGGCCTGGAAAGACGAAGACTACCGCAACAGCCTGACTGAGGAGCAAAAGGAACAGCTCCCAGAAAACCCAGCAGGGCTGATTGAACTGACAGACGACGATATGTCGTCGATGGCGGGAGGGGCGATGCACACTTCCTGCCCTGTTCACTGTGTGGCTCTAGCTCGGTCTTAA